Proteins from one Megalopta genalis isolate 19385.01 chromosome 1, iyMegGena1_principal, whole genome shotgun sequence genomic window:
- the LOC117221484 gene encoding juvenile hormone esterase has product MAPVTKIVLVAALSAALCLGEEYPRTEVVRTSTGPVRGIVKRTPWHNVTYNAFLGIPYAVPPLGSLRFKAPVPIEPWNKTFEATRQGLVCAQIDFFSGYYIGVEDCLSVNVATREIGNSSQLKPVMLWIYGGAFFAGYSNFSLYGPDFFLEEDVVFASFNYRVGAPGFLALDLPDARGNAAMKDQVLAMQWVHKNIAAFGGDPDRITIFGESAGGTSVGLHLLSEKSKGLFKQVIMQSGTPLTQWGIHTPDKAYVNARNLAAILGYNGVGDEGLLEFLHGVPIKEMVSTTLQVDVGFLPFRPTIENPKNSLDGSAFLTECPIHLFESGKFNKVPVMMGRTLDESLFFINYMVGKDGKHSQSIAALLRYAMGVNKIVDQVLGSVTAMMIDMTPDALMELVVDLGTATMFTAPIDLTQKLMAKDNGGFPIYYYLLSYRTPWSVHSLLGDTVNGTAHVDDIGYLFNVEKLNAPKDPEHPLNVFRKKMVTLWANFAKYGQDYFSIRFATPRDALARVRPLGLEVKSAFPLS; this is encoded by the exons ATGGCTCCTGTAACGAAGATTGTCCTCGTAGCGGCGTTGTCGGCGGCGCTGTGTCTCGGAGAAGAGTATCCTCGAACGGAAGTGGTTCGGACCAGCACAGGACCCGTCAGAGGTATCGTGAAACGGACGCCATGGCACAACGTCACCTACAACGCCTTCTTGGGCATCCCCTACGCGGTACCACCGCTCGGTAGCCTAAGATTCAAG GCTCCGGTTCCGATCGAGCCATGGAATAAAACTTTCGAGGCTACGCGGCAAGGATTAGTCTGCGCGcagatagacttcttctcgggCTATTACATAGGGGTCGAGGACTGTTTGTCCGTAAACGTGGCAACCCGAGAG ATCGGCAACTCGTCGCAACTGAAACCGGTGATGCTTTGGATCTACGGAGGAGCGTTCTTCGCCGGATACAGCAACTTCTCCCTGTACGGGCCCGATTTCTTCCTCGAAGAGGACGTGGTCTTCGCGAGCTTCAATTATCGCGTCGGTGCTCCAG GATTTTTGGCGTTGGATCTTCCCGATGCTCGGGGCAACGCCGCGATGAAGGATCAGGTTCTGGCTATGCAGTGGGTGCACAAGAATATCGCGGCCTTCGGCGGTGACCCCGACCGGATCACCATCTTCGGCGAGAGCGCCGGTGGCACTTCCGTCGGATTGCACCTTCTGTCGGAGAAATCCAAGG GACTCTTCAAACAAGTGATCATGCAAAGCGGAACACCTCTGACTCAATGGGGCATCCACACGCCCGACAAGGCGTACGTGAACGCTCGAAATCTCGCCGCCATTCTCGGCTACAACGGAGTCGGCGACGAGGGATTGCTCGAGTTCCTTCACGGTGTTCCCATAAAGGAGATGGTCTCGACGACCTTGCAAGTGGACGTT GGTTTCTTGCCGTTCAGACCGACGATCGAGAATCCTAAGAACTCGCTCGATGGCAGCGCGTTCTTGACCGAGTGTCCCATACATTTGTTCGAGTCCGGAAAGTTCAACAAGGTGCCTGTCATGATGGGTCGCACCTTGGACGAGAGCCTCTTCTTCATAAACT ACATGGTCGGCAAGGACGGGAAGCATTCGCAGTCGATAGCAGCGCTGCTGAGGTACGCGATGGGTGTCAACAAAATCGTGGACCAAGTGCTGGGGAGCGTGACCGCCATGATGATCGACATGACGCCCGACGCCTTGATGGAACTCGTCGTCGATCTGGGAACCGCCACCATGTTCACGGCTCCCATCGATCTTACGCAGAAACTGATGGCGAAAGACAACGGCGGTTTTCCCATCTATTATTACCTGctctcttatcgaacgccgtgGAGCGTGCACTCGTTGTTGGGCGACACGGTgaacg GAACCGCTCACGTCGACGACATCGGCTACCTGTTCAACGTTGAAAAACTGAACGCGCCGAAGGATCCCGAGCATCCCTTGAACGTGTTCCGGAAGAAGATGGTCACCTTGTGGGCGAACTTCGCTAAATACGGGCAAGATTATTTTTCGATACGTTTCGCGACGCCGCGCGACGCGCTCGCGCGGGTCCGCCCGCTCGGTCTCGAGGTTAAATCTGCGTTTCCTCTCTCGTAG